In a genomic window of Helianthus annuus cultivar XRQ/B chromosome 10, HanXRQr2.0-SUNRISE, whole genome shotgun sequence:
- the LOC110886023 gene encoding kinesin-like protein KIN-14Q isoform X1 gives MEHNRFDPLLLTDVPIQQLQNQRQPKPETHMFFQPSVMAESDDLCFSKIEECSLQNGACEAFKDKDCMDPIGNDVLDEISWRDLSSIAIGNDQDVLDDGNVKKEISWGDSISEEIGTKDVLDDGNVKKEISWGDSVLEEIVTEDVLDDLNVKKENSWGDSISEEVGTEDVLNNGNVKKEISWVDSISEEIGTEDVPDNGNVKKEISWRNSISEAIGTEDVLMDENVTKSHPDLVICSGSPDIPNQTYEDSPKLLKQSSLELSFENGITEGPKMKDYSHNTNEDLGSSEASFELLPLASCEENDEECDELMKAKRALETMKRENERKSKECEEALKALRELQNELMRKSMHVGSLAFAVEGQVKEKSKWFSSLRDMSRKLKIMKMDQIKLLEEAEAYKKHAADMNDMSCIIQSRINEQVTQHEQLKNRFNEGAKERKELYNKIQELKGNIRVFCRCRPLNSEEIAEGASMAFDFEASKDGELRVKSNVAFKKNFKFDSVFGPEANQVDVFEDTSSFATSVLDGYNVCIFAYGQTGTGKTFTMEGTNENRGVNFRTLEELFRVINERKNQIRYEISVSVMEVYNEQIRDLLLPSSQPGVAAKRLEIRQVGEGLHHVPGLVEAAVSNMGEVWEVLKTGSSSRAVGSTNANEHSSRSHCIHCVMVKGENLVSGECTRSKLWLVDLAGSERVAKTEVQGERLKETQNINRSLSALGDVISALATKSPHIPFRNSKLTHLLQDSLGGDSKTLMFVQISPNENDLSESLCSLNFASRVRGIELGPAKKQVESAEVLKYKQMAERYKNEMKNKDLQIKKMEDNVHGLDVKLKEKELKNKILQDKVKELESQLLVERKLARQHVDTKIAEQQMKQQKDDAVSTLSRHPLASKPLNATKINEESKENQSNIVQQPPLVDKNTAYKLPAPFPPARDLVNLDDNMENENENENEKENNPYLPEPFKIPKRTGRASICTTSQRVAVRSVLPRRNSLIPLPTTLAPAKFVPPLPSIESENEHEDRPERCVEPDSPKRSNGSGKKLMSALRRSFNKKNQMKSPLQQYARRAGGLNVPVDRVRVSIGSRARMGHRLVANGRRIKQQNNCMDKERRWNIGKGGL, from the exons ATGGAACATAACCGATTTGACCCACTTCTACTCACTGATGTTCCCATACAGCAACTGCAAAACCAACGCCAACCGAAACCCGAAACCCATATGTTCTTTCAGCCGTCTGTGATGGCAGAATCTGATGATCTGTGTTTTAGCAAGATTGAAG AATGTTCTTTGCAAAATGGGGCTTGTGAAGCATTTAAGGATAAAGATTGTATGGATCCTATTGGAAATGATGTTCTTGATG AAATTTCTTGGAGGGATTTAAGCTCAATTGCAATTGGGAATGATCAAGATGTTCTTGATGATGGAAATGtgaaaaaag AAATTTCATGGGGGGACTCAATCTCAGAAGAAATTGGGACTAAAGATGTTCTTGATGATGGAAATGTGAAAAAAG AAATTTCATGGGGGGACTCAGTTTTAGAAGAAATTGTGACTGAAGATGTTCTTGATGATTTAAATGTGAAAAAAG AAAATTCATGGGGGGACTCAATCTCAGAAGAAGTTGGGACTGAAGATGTTCTTAataatggaaatgtgaaaaaaG AAATTTCATGGGTGGACTCAATCTCAGAAGAAATTGGGACTGAAGATGTTCCTGataatggaaatgtgaaaaaaG AAATTTCATGGAGGAACTCAATCTCAGAAGCAATTGGGACTGAAGATGTTCTTATGGATGAGAATGTGACAAAAA GTCATCCCGATTTAGTTATATGCTCCGGATCGCCTGACATCCCTAACCAAACTTATGAAGATTCACCGAAGTTATTAAAACAGTCATCCCTTGAGCTCTCTTTCGAAAACGGTATTACTGAGGGACCCAAGATGAAAGATTACAGTCACAATACAAATGAAGATCTCGGTAGTTCAGAAGCTTCATTTGAGCTCCTTCCATTAGCATCATGTGAA GAAAATGATGAAGAGTGTGATGAGCTGATGAAAGCAAAGAGGGCGTTGGAGACAATGAAGAGGGAAAACGAACGCAAGAgtaaagaatgcgaagaagcgtTAAAGGCGTTAAGAGAGCTTCAAAACGAGTTAATGAGAAAATCGATGCATGTTGGGTCACTCG CTTTTGCGGTTGAGGGTCAAGTGAAAGAAAAGAGTAAATGGTTTTCGTCGTTAAGAGACATGTCAAGAAAACTTAAG ATCATGAAAATGGATCAAATCAAACTGCTAGAAGAGGCAGAGGCTTACAAAAAACATGCTGCGGATATGAATGACATGAGTTGTATCATTCAATCAAGAA TCAACGAACAAGTTACACAACATGAACAACTCAAGAACCGATTTAACGAAGGAGCTAAAGAAAGGAAAGAACTGTACAACAAAATCCAAGAGTTAAAAG GGAATATTAGAGTATTTTGTCGGTGTAGGCCTTTGAACTCAGAAGAGATTGCTGAAGGAGCTTCAATGGCATTTGATTTTGAAGCTTCTAAAGACGGTGAACTTAGAGTAAAATCAAATGTAGCATTTAAAAAGAACTTCAAATTTGATTCAGTTTTTGGCCCCGAAGCAAACCAAG tcgatgttttcgaGGATACGTCATCGTTTGCAACCTCGGTTCTTGACGGGTACAACGTGTGCATATTTGCGTATGGACAAACTGGAACCGGAAAGACTTTTACAATGGAGGGTACGAACGAAAACCGAGGAGTTAATTTCAGGACTCTTGAAGAATTATTCCGTGTGATTAACGAACGCAAGAATCAAATCCGGTATGAGATATCCGTAAGTGTTATGGAAGTTTATAATGAGCAGATTCGCGATTTACTACTTCCAAGTTCACAGCCAGGAGTTGCTGCAAAGAG GCTTGAGATTAGACAAGTCGGTGAAGGGTTGCACCATGTTCCGGGCCTCGTTGAGGCTGCGGTGAGCAACATGGGTGAAGTTTGGGAGGTTTTGAAAACCGGGAGTAGTTCAAGGGCGGTTGGGTCAACCAACGCTAATGAGCATAGTAGCCGATCTCATTG TATACATTGTGTGATGGTTAAAGGGGAAAACTTGGTGAGTGGAGAATGCACAAGGAGCAAGCTTTGGCTAGTTGATTTAGCAGGAAGTGAACGGGTCGCGAAAACCGAGGTACAAGGAGAAAGACTCAAAGAAACCCAAAATATAAACCGATCGCTTTCGGCACTTGGAGATGTTATATCCGCTTTAGCAACTAAGAGCCCACACATCCCCTTTAG AAACTCAAAGCTCACTCATTTGCTTCAAGACTCTCTAG GTGGAGACTCGAAGACGCTAATGTTTGTGCAGATTAGTCCCAACGAGAACGATTTAAGCGAATCACTTTGCTCCCTCAACTTTGCAAGCAGAGTGAGAGGAATAGAATTGGGTCCTGCAAAGAAGCAAGTAGAAAGCGCGGAAGTTTTAAAATATAAACAAATG GCCGAGAGGTACAAGAACGAGATGAAGAACAAAGATCTACAGATCAAGAAAATGGAAGATAACGTTCATGGTTTAGACgtgaagttgaaagaaaaagagttgaaaaacaagattTTGCAAGATAAG GTTAAAGAACTAGAATCACAGCTTTTGGTTGAGAGAAAACTCGCACGCCAACATGTTGACACAAAGATAGCGGAACAGCAAATGAAACAACAGAAGGATGACGCGGTTTCCACACTTTCAAGACATCCGCTAGCTTCTAAACCGTTGAACGCAACGAAAATCAATGAAGAAAGCAAGGAAAACCAATCAAACATCGTTCAACAACCACCGCTTGTTGACAAGAACACCGCGTACAAACTACCCGCACCCTTTCCTCCAGCACGCGACCTTGTCAATCTAGACGACAATATGGAAAATGAAAACGAGAacgaaaatgaaaaagaaaacaacCCGTATTTGCCTGAACCGTTCAAGATTCCGAAACGAACTGGTAGAGCTTCCATTTGCACAACTTCACAACGGGTTGCAGTGAGATCGGTATTACCACGAAGAAACTCTTTGATCCCGCTGCCAACTACTCTAGCACCGGCCAAATTCGTGCCGCCATTGCCATCAATAGAAAGTGAAAATGAGCATGAGGATCGACCCGAGCGTTGTGTGGAGCCAGACAGTCCCAAAAGAAGCAATGGCAGTGGGAAGAAACTGATGAGCGCGTTGAGACGAAGCTTTAACAAGAAAAACCAAATGAAATCTCCATTGCAACAATATGCGAGAAGAGCGGGTGGCTTGAATGTCCCGGTGGACCGGGTCAGGGTTTCTATTGGCTCACGAGCGCGTATGGGTCATAGGCTCGTCGCCAATGGACGAAGAATAAAACAGCAGAACAACTGTATGGACAAGGAAAGAAGATGGAACATTGGCAAAGGAGGACTTTGA
- the LOC110886023 gene encoding kinesin-like protein KIN-14Q isoform X4: protein MEHNRFDPLLLTDVPIQQLQNQRQPKPETHMFFQPSVMAESDDLCFSKIEECSLQNGACEAFKDKDCMDPIGNDVLDEISWRDLSSIAIGNDQDVLDDGNVKKEISWGDSVLEEIVTEDVLDDLNVKKENSWGDSISEEVGTEDVLNNGNVKKEISWVDSISEEIGTEDVPDNGNVKKEISWRNSISEAIGTEDVLMDENVTKSHPDLVICSGSPDIPNQTYEDSPKLLKQSSLELSFENGITEGPKMKDYSHNTNEDLGSSEASFELLPLASCEENDEECDELMKAKRALETMKRENERKSKECEEALKALRELQNELMRKSMHVGSLAFAVEGQVKEKSKWFSSLRDMSRKLKIMKMDQIKLLEEAEAYKKHAADMNDMSCIIQSRINEQVTQHEQLKNRFNEGAKERKELYNKIQELKGNIRVFCRCRPLNSEEIAEGASMAFDFEASKDGELRVKSNVAFKKNFKFDSVFGPEANQVDVFEDTSSFATSVLDGYNVCIFAYGQTGTGKTFTMEGTNENRGVNFRTLEELFRVINERKNQIRYEISVSVMEVYNEQIRDLLLPSSQPGVAAKRLEIRQVGEGLHHVPGLVEAAVSNMGEVWEVLKTGSSSRAVGSTNANEHSSRSHCIHCVMVKGENLVSGECTRSKLWLVDLAGSERVAKTEVQGERLKETQNINRSLSALGDVISALATKSPHIPFRNSKLTHLLQDSLGGDSKTLMFVQISPNENDLSESLCSLNFASRVRGIELGPAKKQVESAEVLKYKQMAERYKNEMKNKDLQIKKMEDNVHGLDVKLKEKELKNKILQDKVKELESQLLVERKLARQHVDTKIAEQQMKQQKDDAVSTLSRHPLASKPLNATKINEESKENQSNIVQQPPLVDKNTAYKLPAPFPPARDLVNLDDNMENENENENEKENNPYLPEPFKIPKRTGRASICTTSQRVAVRSVLPRRNSLIPLPTTLAPAKFVPPLPSIESENEHEDRPERCVEPDSPKRSNGSGKKLMSALRRSFNKKNQMKSPLQQYARRAGGLNVPVDRVRVSIGSRARMGHRLVANGRRIKQQNNCMDKERRWNIGKGGL, encoded by the exons ATGGAACATAACCGATTTGACCCACTTCTACTCACTGATGTTCCCATACAGCAACTGCAAAACCAACGCCAACCGAAACCCGAAACCCATATGTTCTTTCAGCCGTCTGTGATGGCAGAATCTGATGATCTGTGTTTTAGCAAGATTGAAG AATGTTCTTTGCAAAATGGGGCTTGTGAAGCATTTAAGGATAAAGATTGTATGGATCCTATTGGAAATGATGTTCTTGATG AAATTTCTTGGAGGGATTTAAGCTCAATTGCAATTGGGAATGATCAAGATGTTCTTGATGATGGAAATGtgaaaaaag AAATTTCATGGGGGGACTCAGTTTTAGAAGAAATTGTGACTGAAGATGTTCTTGATGATTTAAATGTGAAAAAAG AAAATTCATGGGGGGACTCAATCTCAGAAGAAGTTGGGACTGAAGATGTTCTTAataatggaaatgtgaaaaaaG AAATTTCATGGGTGGACTCAATCTCAGAAGAAATTGGGACTGAAGATGTTCCTGataatggaaatgtgaaaaaaG AAATTTCATGGAGGAACTCAATCTCAGAAGCAATTGGGACTGAAGATGTTCTTATGGATGAGAATGTGACAAAAA GTCATCCCGATTTAGTTATATGCTCCGGATCGCCTGACATCCCTAACCAAACTTATGAAGATTCACCGAAGTTATTAAAACAGTCATCCCTTGAGCTCTCTTTCGAAAACGGTATTACTGAGGGACCCAAGATGAAAGATTACAGTCACAATACAAATGAAGATCTCGGTAGTTCAGAAGCTTCATTTGAGCTCCTTCCATTAGCATCATGTGAA GAAAATGATGAAGAGTGTGATGAGCTGATGAAAGCAAAGAGGGCGTTGGAGACAATGAAGAGGGAAAACGAACGCAAGAgtaaagaatgcgaagaagcgtTAAAGGCGTTAAGAGAGCTTCAAAACGAGTTAATGAGAAAATCGATGCATGTTGGGTCACTCG CTTTTGCGGTTGAGGGTCAAGTGAAAGAAAAGAGTAAATGGTTTTCGTCGTTAAGAGACATGTCAAGAAAACTTAAG ATCATGAAAATGGATCAAATCAAACTGCTAGAAGAGGCAGAGGCTTACAAAAAACATGCTGCGGATATGAATGACATGAGTTGTATCATTCAATCAAGAA TCAACGAACAAGTTACACAACATGAACAACTCAAGAACCGATTTAACGAAGGAGCTAAAGAAAGGAAAGAACTGTACAACAAAATCCAAGAGTTAAAAG GGAATATTAGAGTATTTTGTCGGTGTAGGCCTTTGAACTCAGAAGAGATTGCTGAAGGAGCTTCAATGGCATTTGATTTTGAAGCTTCTAAAGACGGTGAACTTAGAGTAAAATCAAATGTAGCATTTAAAAAGAACTTCAAATTTGATTCAGTTTTTGGCCCCGAAGCAAACCAAG tcgatgttttcgaGGATACGTCATCGTTTGCAACCTCGGTTCTTGACGGGTACAACGTGTGCATATTTGCGTATGGACAAACTGGAACCGGAAAGACTTTTACAATGGAGGGTACGAACGAAAACCGAGGAGTTAATTTCAGGACTCTTGAAGAATTATTCCGTGTGATTAACGAACGCAAGAATCAAATCCGGTATGAGATATCCGTAAGTGTTATGGAAGTTTATAATGAGCAGATTCGCGATTTACTACTTCCAAGTTCACAGCCAGGAGTTGCTGCAAAGAG GCTTGAGATTAGACAAGTCGGTGAAGGGTTGCACCATGTTCCGGGCCTCGTTGAGGCTGCGGTGAGCAACATGGGTGAAGTTTGGGAGGTTTTGAAAACCGGGAGTAGTTCAAGGGCGGTTGGGTCAACCAACGCTAATGAGCATAGTAGCCGATCTCATTG TATACATTGTGTGATGGTTAAAGGGGAAAACTTGGTGAGTGGAGAATGCACAAGGAGCAAGCTTTGGCTAGTTGATTTAGCAGGAAGTGAACGGGTCGCGAAAACCGAGGTACAAGGAGAAAGACTCAAAGAAACCCAAAATATAAACCGATCGCTTTCGGCACTTGGAGATGTTATATCCGCTTTAGCAACTAAGAGCCCACACATCCCCTTTAG AAACTCAAAGCTCACTCATTTGCTTCAAGACTCTCTAG GTGGAGACTCGAAGACGCTAATGTTTGTGCAGATTAGTCCCAACGAGAACGATTTAAGCGAATCACTTTGCTCCCTCAACTTTGCAAGCAGAGTGAGAGGAATAGAATTGGGTCCTGCAAAGAAGCAAGTAGAAAGCGCGGAAGTTTTAAAATATAAACAAATG GCCGAGAGGTACAAGAACGAGATGAAGAACAAAGATCTACAGATCAAGAAAATGGAAGATAACGTTCATGGTTTAGACgtgaagttgaaagaaaaagagttgaaaaacaagattTTGCAAGATAAG GTTAAAGAACTAGAATCACAGCTTTTGGTTGAGAGAAAACTCGCACGCCAACATGTTGACACAAAGATAGCGGAACAGCAAATGAAACAACAGAAGGATGACGCGGTTTCCACACTTTCAAGACATCCGCTAGCTTCTAAACCGTTGAACGCAACGAAAATCAATGAAGAAAGCAAGGAAAACCAATCAAACATCGTTCAACAACCACCGCTTGTTGACAAGAACACCGCGTACAAACTACCCGCACCCTTTCCTCCAGCACGCGACCTTGTCAATCTAGACGACAATATGGAAAATGAAAACGAGAacgaaaatgaaaaagaaaacaacCCGTATTTGCCTGAACCGTTCAAGATTCCGAAACGAACTGGTAGAGCTTCCATTTGCACAACTTCACAACGGGTTGCAGTGAGATCGGTATTACCACGAAGAAACTCTTTGATCCCGCTGCCAACTACTCTAGCACCGGCCAAATTCGTGCCGCCATTGCCATCAATAGAAAGTGAAAATGAGCATGAGGATCGACCCGAGCGTTGTGTGGAGCCAGACAGTCCCAAAAGAAGCAATGGCAGTGGGAAGAAACTGATGAGCGCGTTGAGACGAAGCTTTAACAAGAAAAACCAAATGAAATCTCCATTGCAACAATATGCGAGAAGAGCGGGTGGCTTGAATGTCCCGGTGGACCGGGTCAGGGTTTCTATTGGCTCACGAGCGCGTATGGGTCATAGGCTCGTCGCCAATGGACGAAGAATAAAACAGCAGAACAACTGTATGGACAAGGAAAGAAGATGGAACATTGGCAAAGGAGGACTTTGA
- the LOC110886023 gene encoding kinesin-like protein KIN-14Q isoform X7, which translates to MEHNRFDPLLLTDVPIQQLQNQRQPKPETHMFFQPSVMAESDDLCFSKIEECSLQNGACEAFKDKDCMDPIGNDVLDEISWRDLSSIAIGNDQDVLDDGNVKKEISWGDSVLEEIVTEDVLDDLNVKKEISWVDSISEEIGTEDVPDNGNVKKEISWRNSISEAIGTEDVLMDENVTKSHPDLVICSGSPDIPNQTYEDSPKLLKQSSLELSFENGITEGPKMKDYSHNTNEDLGSSEASFELLPLASCEENDEECDELMKAKRALETMKRENERKSKECEEALKALRELQNELMRKSMHVGSLAFAVEGQVKEKSKWFSSLRDMSRKLKIMKMDQIKLLEEAEAYKKHAADMNDMSCIIQSRINEQVTQHEQLKNRFNEGAKERKELYNKIQELKGNIRVFCRCRPLNSEEIAEGASMAFDFEASKDGELRVKSNVAFKKNFKFDSVFGPEANQVDVFEDTSSFATSVLDGYNVCIFAYGQTGTGKTFTMEGTNENRGVNFRTLEELFRVINERKNQIRYEISVSVMEVYNEQIRDLLLPSSQPGVAAKRLEIRQVGEGLHHVPGLVEAAVSNMGEVWEVLKTGSSSRAVGSTNANEHSSRSHCIHCVMVKGENLVSGECTRSKLWLVDLAGSERVAKTEVQGERLKETQNINRSLSALGDVISALATKSPHIPFRNSKLTHLLQDSLGGDSKTLMFVQISPNENDLSESLCSLNFASRVRGIELGPAKKQVESAEVLKYKQMAERYKNEMKNKDLQIKKMEDNVHGLDVKLKEKELKNKILQDKVKELESQLLVERKLARQHVDTKIAEQQMKQQKDDAVSTLSRHPLASKPLNATKINEESKENQSNIVQQPPLVDKNTAYKLPAPFPPARDLVNLDDNMENENENENEKENNPYLPEPFKIPKRTGRASICTTSQRVAVRSVLPRRNSLIPLPTTLAPAKFVPPLPSIESENEHEDRPERCVEPDSPKRSNGSGKKLMSALRRSFNKKNQMKSPLQQYARRAGGLNVPVDRVRVSIGSRARMGHRLVANGRRIKQQNNCMDKERRWNIGKGGL; encoded by the exons ATGGAACATAACCGATTTGACCCACTTCTACTCACTGATGTTCCCATACAGCAACTGCAAAACCAACGCCAACCGAAACCCGAAACCCATATGTTCTTTCAGCCGTCTGTGATGGCAGAATCTGATGATCTGTGTTTTAGCAAGATTGAAG AATGTTCTTTGCAAAATGGGGCTTGTGAAGCATTTAAGGATAAAGATTGTATGGATCCTATTGGAAATGATGTTCTTGATG AAATTTCTTGGAGGGATTTAAGCTCAATTGCAATTGGGAATGATCAAGATGTTCTTGATGATGGAAATGtgaaaaaag AAATTTCATGGGGGGACTCAGTTTTAGAAGAAATTGTGACTGAAGATGTTCTTGATGATTTAAATGTGAAAAAAG AAATTTCATGGGTGGACTCAATCTCAGAAGAAATTGGGACTGAAGATGTTCCTGataatggaaatgtgaaaaaaG AAATTTCATGGAGGAACTCAATCTCAGAAGCAATTGGGACTGAAGATGTTCTTATGGATGAGAATGTGACAAAAA GTCATCCCGATTTAGTTATATGCTCCGGATCGCCTGACATCCCTAACCAAACTTATGAAGATTCACCGAAGTTATTAAAACAGTCATCCCTTGAGCTCTCTTTCGAAAACGGTATTACTGAGGGACCCAAGATGAAAGATTACAGTCACAATACAAATGAAGATCTCGGTAGTTCAGAAGCTTCATTTGAGCTCCTTCCATTAGCATCATGTGAA GAAAATGATGAAGAGTGTGATGAGCTGATGAAAGCAAAGAGGGCGTTGGAGACAATGAAGAGGGAAAACGAACGCAAGAgtaaagaatgcgaagaagcgtTAAAGGCGTTAAGAGAGCTTCAAAACGAGTTAATGAGAAAATCGATGCATGTTGGGTCACTCG CTTTTGCGGTTGAGGGTCAAGTGAAAGAAAAGAGTAAATGGTTTTCGTCGTTAAGAGACATGTCAAGAAAACTTAAG ATCATGAAAATGGATCAAATCAAACTGCTAGAAGAGGCAGAGGCTTACAAAAAACATGCTGCGGATATGAATGACATGAGTTGTATCATTCAATCAAGAA TCAACGAACAAGTTACACAACATGAACAACTCAAGAACCGATTTAACGAAGGAGCTAAAGAAAGGAAAGAACTGTACAACAAAATCCAAGAGTTAAAAG GGAATATTAGAGTATTTTGTCGGTGTAGGCCTTTGAACTCAGAAGAGATTGCTGAAGGAGCTTCAATGGCATTTGATTTTGAAGCTTCTAAAGACGGTGAACTTAGAGTAAAATCAAATGTAGCATTTAAAAAGAACTTCAAATTTGATTCAGTTTTTGGCCCCGAAGCAAACCAAG tcgatgttttcgaGGATACGTCATCGTTTGCAACCTCGGTTCTTGACGGGTACAACGTGTGCATATTTGCGTATGGACAAACTGGAACCGGAAAGACTTTTACAATGGAGGGTACGAACGAAAACCGAGGAGTTAATTTCAGGACTCTTGAAGAATTATTCCGTGTGATTAACGAACGCAAGAATCAAATCCGGTATGAGATATCCGTAAGTGTTATGGAAGTTTATAATGAGCAGATTCGCGATTTACTACTTCCAAGTTCACAGCCAGGAGTTGCTGCAAAGAG GCTTGAGATTAGACAAGTCGGTGAAGGGTTGCACCATGTTCCGGGCCTCGTTGAGGCTGCGGTGAGCAACATGGGTGAAGTTTGGGAGGTTTTGAAAACCGGGAGTAGTTCAAGGGCGGTTGGGTCAACCAACGCTAATGAGCATAGTAGCCGATCTCATTG TATACATTGTGTGATGGTTAAAGGGGAAAACTTGGTGAGTGGAGAATGCACAAGGAGCAAGCTTTGGCTAGTTGATTTAGCAGGAAGTGAACGGGTCGCGAAAACCGAGGTACAAGGAGAAAGACTCAAAGAAACCCAAAATATAAACCGATCGCTTTCGGCACTTGGAGATGTTATATCCGCTTTAGCAACTAAGAGCCCACACATCCCCTTTAG AAACTCAAAGCTCACTCATTTGCTTCAAGACTCTCTAG GTGGAGACTCGAAGACGCTAATGTTTGTGCAGATTAGTCCCAACGAGAACGATTTAAGCGAATCACTTTGCTCCCTCAACTTTGCAAGCAGAGTGAGAGGAATAGAATTGGGTCCTGCAAAGAAGCAAGTAGAAAGCGCGGAAGTTTTAAAATATAAACAAATG GCCGAGAGGTACAAGAACGAGATGAAGAACAAAGATCTACAGATCAAGAAAATGGAAGATAACGTTCATGGTTTAGACgtgaagttgaaagaaaaagagttgaaaaacaagattTTGCAAGATAAG GTTAAAGAACTAGAATCACAGCTTTTGGTTGAGAGAAAACTCGCACGCCAACATGTTGACACAAAGATAGCGGAACAGCAAATGAAACAACAGAAGGATGACGCGGTTTCCACACTTTCAAGACATCCGCTAGCTTCTAAACCGTTGAACGCAACGAAAATCAATGAAGAAAGCAAGGAAAACCAATCAAACATCGTTCAACAACCACCGCTTGTTGACAAGAACACCGCGTACAAACTACCCGCACCCTTTCCTCCAGCACGCGACCTTGTCAATCTAGACGACAATATGGAAAATGAAAACGAGAacgaaaatgaaaaagaaaacaacCCGTATTTGCCTGAACCGTTCAAGATTCCGAAACGAACTGGTAGAGCTTCCATTTGCACAACTTCACAACGGGTTGCAGTGAGATCGGTATTACCACGAAGAAACTCTTTGATCCCGCTGCCAACTACTCTAGCACCGGCCAAATTCGTGCCGCCATTGCCATCAATAGAAAGTGAAAATGAGCATGAGGATCGACCCGAGCGTTGTGTGGAGCCAGACAGTCCCAAAAGAAGCAATGGCAGTGGGAAGAAACTGATGAGCGCGTTGAGACGAAGCTTTAACAAGAAAAACCAAATGAAATCTCCATTGCAACAATATGCGAGAAGAGCGGGTGGCTTGAATGTCCCGGTGGACCGGGTCAGGGTTTCTATTGGCTCACGAGCGCGTATGGGTCATAGGCTCGTCGCCAATGGACGAAGAATAAAACAGCAGAACAACTGTATGGACAAGGAAAGAAGATGGAACATTGGCAAAGGAGGACTTTGA